Proteins encoded within one genomic window of Streptomyces kaniharaensis:
- a CDS encoding helix-turn-helix domain-containing protein: MPQPDLSLARLSEALGLPEQSLLALVANCDKAADATRVALTVEEAARRLGVGRTTMYGLVSSGEVPSVMIGRLRRIPAKALSDYIAARVGATGALVA; encoded by the coding sequence ATGCCTCAGCCTGACCTGTCCCTTGCTCGCCTCTCGGAAGCCCTCGGCCTGCCCGAGCAGAGCCTGCTCGCCCTCGTTGCGAACTGCGACAAGGCTGCGGACGCCACCCGTGTTGCCCTCACGGTCGAGGAAGCCGCACGCCGACTCGGGGTTGGCCGCACCACGATGTACGGCCTCGTGTCCTCCGGTGAGGTGCCGTCCGTGATGATCGGCCGCTTGCGCCGGATCCCCGCCAAGGCGCTCAGCGACTACATCGCCGCCCGCGTCGGCGCCACCGGCGCCCTCGTGGCCTGA
- a CDS encoding DnaB-like helicase N-terminal domain-containing protein translates to MSQPTGPAHGPSSSGAADAIFDDDHAVFPKGTLPNDLDAERAVVGACMALGAPAIDAARAILDADDFYRPAHETIWRVILDLAFDGAPTGAVAVADRLRGAGALERVGGVSYLVRLAAEAPPSADNADYYAAIVRRESELRKLHATGIRTVQQALLPGAQPDEIRSALDAEVREGRERALASGNSRLSRFMVDGWDFVTKTGIDKEPLWGTRGETAWAAGESLMIVGAPGVGKTTIAHQVIFARIGLGDSALGMPVAESKRVLYLAMDRPQQIARAMARLVRPEHEKLVRERLLIWEGPLPSSLDKEPGLLAELATAHGADTIVIDSLKDAVSTLVDDSLAIAYNSARNRALREGIQVLELHHQRKATADAPRGQRPTLDRVYGSTWLTSGAGSVLFIAGEAGDPVVNLHHLKTVTGEIGPLTIVHDHEAGTSAVEETIDIAELLRATPDGVTAKQLASAMTGDKKPDAAAIGRARRRLNTQVKSGLAEVEKGSAGGIGGGKEDRYFPSARHISASAPLAAVEQPAIPLTVVPATPPTSAASVQPSDPALTDADKRRVAAATAASPGTGRFRERSRTSTAASVVQPVVAPDAHRKNRR, encoded by the coding sequence ATGTCCCAGCCTACGGGCCCGGCACACGGGCCGTCGAGCTCCGGTGCGGCCGACGCCATCTTCGACGACGACCACGCGGTGTTTCCGAAGGGGACACTGCCGAACGACCTGGATGCCGAGAGGGCGGTCGTCGGCGCCTGCATGGCGCTGGGCGCGCCCGCCATCGACGCGGCGCGCGCCATCCTCGATGCCGACGACTTCTACCGGCCCGCCCACGAGACCATCTGGCGCGTGATCCTCGACCTCGCCTTCGACGGGGCCCCGACCGGTGCGGTGGCCGTCGCTGACCGACTTCGAGGTGCCGGCGCCCTGGAGCGCGTAGGCGGCGTGAGCTACCTGGTCCGGCTCGCCGCCGAGGCGCCCCCGTCGGCGGACAACGCCGACTACTACGCGGCCATCGTGCGACGCGAGTCGGAGCTGCGGAAGCTGCACGCCACCGGCATCCGGACCGTCCAGCAGGCCCTGCTGCCCGGCGCCCAACCGGACGAGATCCGCAGCGCGCTCGATGCCGAGGTCCGCGAGGGACGCGAGCGGGCGCTGGCATCGGGGAACAGCCGCCTGTCGCGGTTCATGGTGGACGGCTGGGACTTCGTCACCAAGACCGGGATCGACAAGGAGCCGCTGTGGGGCACCCGCGGGGAAACCGCGTGGGCAGCCGGCGAGAGCCTGATGATCGTCGGCGCCCCCGGCGTCGGTAAAACCACGATCGCCCACCAGGTGATCTTCGCCCGGATCGGCTTGGGCGACTCGGCGCTCGGTATGCCCGTCGCTGAGAGCAAGCGCGTCCTCTATCTGGCGATGGACCGGCCCCAGCAGATCGCCCGGGCCATGGCCCGACTGGTCCGGCCCGAGCACGAGAAGCTGGTCCGCGAGCGGCTCCTCATCTGGGAGGGCCCGCTGCCGAGCAGCCTGGACAAGGAGCCCGGCCTTCTCGCTGAGCTGGCCACCGCACACGGCGCCGACACCATCGTCATCGACAGTCTCAAGGACGCCGTCAGCACCCTCGTCGACGACAGCCTCGCCATCGCCTACAACAGCGCCCGCAACCGGGCCCTGCGCGAGGGCATCCAGGTCCTGGAGCTGCACCACCAGCGCAAGGCCACCGCAGACGCCCCGCGCGGCCAGCGCCCCACTCTCGACCGCGTGTACGGCTCCACTTGGCTGACCTCCGGCGCGGGCAGCGTGCTGTTCATTGCCGGTGAGGCCGGCGACCCCGTCGTCAACCTCCACCACCTCAAGACCGTCACCGGTGAGATCGGCCCACTCACCATCGTCCACGACCACGAGGCGGGCACCAGCGCCGTCGAGGAGACCATCGACATCGCCGAACTCCTGCGCGCAACGCCGGACGGCGTGACCGCCAAGCAGTTGGCCTCCGCCATGACCGGCGACAAGAAGCCGGACGCCGCAGCCATCGGTCGGGCCCGTCGGCGGCTGAACACCCAGGTCAAGTCCGGGCTCGCCGAGGTGGAGAAGGGCTCGGCCGGCGGCATCGGCGGTGGCAAGGAGGACCGCTACTTCCCCTCCGCCCGCCACATCAGCGCCAGCGCGCCGCTAGCTGCCGTCGAGCAACCCGCCATCCCGCTGACAGTCGTACCGGCCACACCGCCCACCAGCGCCGCGTCGGTGCAGCCCTCCGACCCCGCACTGACCGACGCCGACAAACGCCGAGTCGCAGCCGCGACCGCTGCGTCACCGGGAACAGGGCGTTTTCGCGAGCGTTCACGCACCTCCACCGCCGCGAGCGTTGTACAACCCGTTGTCGCGCCGGACGCGCACAGGAAAAACCGCAGGTAG
- a CDS encoding helix-turn-helix domain-containing protein, translated as MTNPKDWQAGVTGRVAEAVRRFREERGMSAQDVAAACADLGYPIARSIIANLENGRRSSVDVAEVLVLAKVLDVPPVALVVPVGETGEIEVLPGRMISTDEALQWVCGDLPLDYEPANDTVEERFDEVRRHRQMMYGLQKAISRTEEYRRGAALSRDMPTREHNSRLVAQFDEMISDMSLAIQDLRAEMRAKGIHPPTLPPALAHLDYVETEDAWVHVSEAPADAPGVRPPTDEEIEDPAGVYNRPPKRNFE; from the coding sequence ATGACGAACCCCAAGGACTGGCAAGCCGGCGTGACCGGTCGTGTCGCCGAGGCGGTCCGGCGGTTCCGGGAAGAGCGGGGGATGAGCGCGCAGGACGTCGCTGCGGCCTGCGCGGACCTGGGCTACCCGATCGCGCGGAGCATCATCGCCAATCTGGAGAACGGGCGGCGCTCAAGCGTCGACGTGGCGGAGGTCCTGGTCCTCGCCAAAGTCCTCGACGTTCCCCCAGTTGCCCTGGTGGTCCCGGTTGGGGAGACCGGAGAGATCGAGGTTCTCCCGGGCCGGATGATCTCAACCGATGAAGCGCTTCAGTGGGTCTGTGGCGACTTGCCGCTCGACTACGAACCTGCCAATGACACCGTCGAAGAGCGGTTCGACGAGGTTCGCAGACACCGCCAGATGATGTACGGGCTGCAGAAGGCCATCAGCCGAACCGAGGAGTATCGCCGTGGTGCGGCCCTCAGTCGCGACATGCCTACTCGCGAGCACAACAGCAGACTGGTTGCCCAGTTCGACGAGATGATCAGTGACATGTCGCTCGCGATCCAGGACCTTCGTGCGGAGATGCGGGCCAAGGGCATCCACCCGCCTACCTTGCCGCCGGCTCTCGCCCATCTCGACTATGTCGAGACGGAGGACGCTTGGGTTCACGTCTCCGAGGCACCCGCTGATGCGCCGGGTGTCCGCCCGCCCACAGATGAGGAGATCGAGGATCCTGCGGGCGTGTACAACCGTCCCCCGAAAAGGAATTTCGAGTAG
- a CDS encoding DUF2637 domain-containing protein, which yields MTATTSPRLPRPDAVLVQAAIAGALSFAHLHDIAEAAGQHGWKAWAYPVSVDLLLVVAWQRMRTLRTTGRPTGTAWTWFAIALTASLGANVATAGLLDLAHVPAWLRILVAGWPALAFFGGTLLAHNATTTAAEPEPAEAAPVLHDHLKPATTPPAADPTPPAEAERDDQLDDGPQATGDDKTPPVDRKPVVGTKRTGRRPAASMHELAEIARPAVEQHGPTQAVIRTALREAGIPIASDRLGKLTQRFKDEQATRQADTQASRSAA from the coding sequence ATGACCGCCACCACCTCACCGCGTCTGCCCCGCCCGGACGCCGTCCTCGTACAGGCCGCCATCGCCGGCGCCCTGTCCTTCGCCCATCTCCACGACATCGCCGAGGCCGCCGGACAACACGGCTGGAAAGCCTGGGCCTACCCCGTCTCGGTCGACCTGCTGCTCGTCGTCGCCTGGCAGCGCATGCGGACCCTGCGCACCACCGGACGCCCCACCGGCACCGCCTGGACCTGGTTCGCCATCGCCCTGACCGCCTCCCTCGGCGCCAACGTCGCCACCGCCGGACTCCTCGACCTCGCCCACGTCCCCGCCTGGCTGCGGATCCTCGTCGCCGGATGGCCCGCCCTCGCCTTCTTCGGCGGCACCCTCCTCGCCCACAACGCCACCACGACCGCCGCCGAGCCCGAGCCCGCTGAGGCCGCACCCGTCCTGCACGACCACCTCAAGCCCGCTACAACTCCCCCCGCAGCCGACCCCACTCCACCGGCGGAAGCAGAACGCGACGACCAGCTCGACGACGGGCCACAGGCCACGGGTGACGACAAGACCCCGCCCGTCGACCGGAAGCCGGTCGTGGGGACCAAGCGGACCGGACGCAGGCCCGCCGCCTCGATGCACGAGCTGGCCGAGATCGCTCGCCCAGCCGTGGAACAGCACGGCCCCACCCAGGCCGTGATCAGGACCGCCCTGCGCGAAGCCGGCATACCCATCGCCAGCGACCGCCTCGGCAAGCTGACCCAGCGATTCAAGGACGAGCAGGCCACGCGGCAGGCCGATACGCAGGCCAGCCGCTCGGCCGCATGA
- the mobC gene encoding plasmid mobilization relaxosome protein MobC, whose amino-acid sequence MAEEARREGAPSQEVQAEGGLAPEKLDVLQRDILARVRADLSADELPSAVDDESIRAARAAFLHENTAALDVPELNAPEGGQPMPKGKHRKHTGTRRTARVGPVSYTPLEHAQLLDAADRHGYGDTISGYVGDISLAFIRGEFTVDLPLHTDRLALQEFRAEVRQEINAIGNNINQMVHVLHRDDRLEPDSRERLIRLEDLLRDIAEALLIPTSPEGGRHP is encoded by the coding sequence GTGGCGGAGGAGGCCCGGCGCGAGGGCGCGCCAAGCCAGGAGGTCCAGGCCGAGGGCGGCCTGGCCCCGGAGAAGCTCGACGTCCTGCAGCGCGACATCCTCGCCCGCGTTCGAGCCGACCTGAGCGCCGACGAGCTGCCCTCCGCCGTCGATGACGAGAGCATCCGTGCCGCCCGTGCCGCGTTCCTGCACGAGAACACCGCAGCCCTCGACGTCCCGGAACTGAACGCCCCCGAAGGGGGCCAGCCGATGCCGAAGGGCAAGCACCGCAAACACACCGGAACCCGCCGCACGGCGCGCGTCGGACCGGTCAGCTACACCCCGCTGGAACACGCCCAGCTACTCGACGCCGCCGACCGCCACGGATACGGCGACACGATCTCCGGATACGTCGGCGACATCTCGCTGGCGTTCATCCGGGGCGAGTTCACCGTCGACCTTCCCCTGCACACCGACCGCCTCGCCCTGCAGGAGTTCCGGGCCGAGGTCCGCCAGGAGATCAACGCCATCGGCAACAACATCAACCAGATGGTCCACGTCCTCCACCGCGACGACCGCCTCGAACCCGACAGCCGCGAGCGCCTGATCCGTCTGGAAGACCTGCTCCGCGACATCGCCGAAGCCCTGCTCATCCCCACCAGCCCCGAAGGAGGCCGGCACCCGTGA